The Bradyrhizobium sp. CCGB01 genome segment GGCATCGTCGCCAAGATCGAGAACGTCGAATGGGCGCAGTGGCTGTCGCAAGTGTTCGCCGGCAATGGGCCGCACAATTTCGACCTCACCATCGTCAGCCATGTCGAGCCGTTCGACCTCGTCAAGATCACCGAGCCCGACTACTATCTCGGCTACAACAACGAGGCCTTCAACGCGCTCTACAAGCAGATCGTGTCGACGCCGGACGAAGCCGCGCGCGCCAAACTGCTCGGCGACGCCCAGCGCATGCTGGCGACCGACGCCGTCTCCGCCTACCTGTTCCAGCCGCAATGGCCGACTGTCATCAACAAGAAGCTGAAGGGCGTCTGGAAGGAAGTCCCGCAGTTCGAGAACGATTTCTCGACCTGGTATTGGGAGTAGGGGCTGCTCGATCAAGTCGAGATACCTTCCTGTCCACCTCTCCCAACGGGAGAGGTGGCAACGGCCCAAAACAAAATCTGAAAAACAACCCCATGCACAGTAGCCGGGGTTAGTCATTTCAATGGTTTGCGCGTTGCGCGATTCCAAAGGTCTGCGCGCAGCGCCGGTACATTGACCCGTCGGGCAAAACACTGGCATGATGGCACCATCGCGGCCTTATGGTTCGGGACGCGCCGTCAGGCGAGGCACGCCATGAACAGCCCTCCCGCCCGCGATGCCGGCACCGCCGCGGCTGCCGTGAGCGCCGAGACGCCGATCAATCTGAAGCTCGACAATGCGTCCATGAGTGACATTGCTCATGCGCTTGCGAGTGGGCGGACTACTGCGACCGCACTGACGAAAGCCTACCTCGCGCGCATTGAGGCCTACGACCGTGACGGGCCCAAGCTCAACTCCGTGCGCGCGCTCAATCCCGATGCGCTCGCGATCGCGGGCAAGCTTGACAGCACGAGGCCTTCAGCCGGGCAGTCGCTGGCCGGCATACCGATCCTGGTGAAGGACAACATCGCGACAGGCGACAAGCAGCCGACCACGGCGGGCTCGCTGGCGCTGGAGGGCGCACACGCCAGGGACGACTCCACCGTCGTCAAGCTGCTGCGCGAGGCGGGGGCGGTGATCCTGGGCAAGGCGAACCTGACGGAGTTCGCCAACATGCTCGCGATCGACATGCCCTCGGGCTACTCATCGCTGGGCGGTCAGGTGAAGAACCCTTACGCGCCGGCGTTGATGGACGATCATGGCCATCCGGCGGTGTCCCCGGGGGGCTCGAGCTCGGGGTCTGCGGTCGCTGTGGCCGCGGATCTGTGTGCGGCCTCGATCGGCACCGAGACCTCGGGCTCGCTGCTGTTCCCCGCCAGCCAGAACGGCCTCGTCACCGTCAAACCGACCGTCGGGCTGATCAGCCGCGCCGGCATTGTGCCGATCGCGCACAGCTTGGACACCGCAGGGCCGATGACGCGCACGGTACGTGATGCGGCGCTGCTCCTCAACGTACTGGCGGCGAAGGACCCGCGCGATCCGGCGACAGAGCCGCTGCGGCGGCCAGCCGATTACACCGCCGACTTCACGTCCGATGCGATGAAGGGCGCGCGCATCGGTGTGCCGAGCGACGCCGCCGACCCGCTGAACGATCCCTATTTCGGCAAGCTGCCACCCAAATCGGCGAAGGTGATGGCGGAGGCGATCAAGGTGCTGGAGGATCTGGGCGCCGTTATCGTGCGCGCCAGCATGCCGACAGCCGGCTGGATGAGCGGACCAGGTACGATCATGGCGGTGCTCAACCGCAATCCGCTGAGCGGCAACAAAGGCAATCCGGTCGTGCAGCGGATCGTTTTCCTCTACGAGCTCAAGCGCGATCTCAACCTCTACCTGAAGGACTGGGCGACCAACACCGCCATCAAGTCCATTGCCGACATCGTGGCCTTCAACGAGGCAAACGCGGAGAAGGCGCTGCGTTTCGGCCAGGACCTGTTCCTCGCCGCCGACCTCACCCGAGGAGACTTGCGCGAGCGCGAGTACAAGTCGGCGCTTGCCATGGACCTGCTCAGCGCCAGGACCCGCGGCATGGATGCCTACATGAACCAGCACAAGCTCGATGCCGTGCTATTCCCCGGCAGCGGAGGCGCCGCGATCGCCGCCAGGGCAGGCTATCCCAGCGTCATGGTGCCGGGCGGCTTCATCTCGGGAGCTGACGACAAGGACACGCCCGACTATCCGCTCGGCATCACCTTCGCGGGCCGTGCCTGGAGCGAGCACAAGCTTCTGCGTCTGGCCTACGCCTACGAGCAGGCCTCCAACATGCGCAAACCGCCGCCGGGTTTGCCAGCCCTGTAGCGTTCACAGGTCTCCTCGCACGGTGAGTAACGCCTGGAGGTCTCTGCAATTGGTCCATTCAGGACTTGCATTGGGAGACCACGTCTGGCTGGCTCTTGGTCGCCCGTAGCCAAATCGGAACTTTCCATGATCCATTTCGACACGTTGCTGACCTACATTGCGGTGGTTCTCGGTCTCTTCCTCATTCCGGGTCCCGCCGTCCTCTTGGTGCTCGCGCGCTCGTCTGTAGGCGGACATCGCGTCGGAATAGCCACCGGTCTCGGCATCGCCACCGGTGACATGCTTCACACGGCGATGGCCACGCTCGGATTATCGGCGGTGCTGATGACGTCCGCTCTCGCCTTCAGCCTGGTGAAATATGCCGGTGCTGCCTACCTCATATATCTCGGCATCCGCACGTTGATGGAACGAGGCGAAGATCTCAAATTGGCGCGGTCGCGTCTGGTCGATGCGCCGCTCGCCTTCCGGCAGGCCGTTCTTGCCGAAGTGCTGAACCCGAAAACGGCGCTCTTCTTCCTGGCCTTCCTGCCCCAGTTCGTGCATCCCGAGCGAGGCTCCATCGTCGCGCAGCTTGCGGTTCTCGGTCTCGTCTTCGTGATCATGAGCGCCATCTACACGGCGTTGATCGCTCTCGCCGCCGGACAGGTCGCGGGCTGGCTCGCCCGTCACCGCAGCATCGGTCGCTGGCAAGGCCGCGTCGTCGGAGCGATCTACCTGGGTCTCGGTGTTCGCATGGCCTTGCAGCAGAGGTAGTCCGATCGATGAATGGCCTCGCTGCATTCCACACCCCGGCGTAACAGAGGACGCTATCAATCGAGCGGGCCTGGGCCGCACCGACATTGAACGTTTGGAACCTTCATGCGTTAGCTCGGCGCAGGATGGCCGCATGCCGCGCGATCCGGCGCGAAGCCATGCGGAGTTCGGTTCTTGCTCAAACTGTACAGGTGGCCGACTGACGACTGGCAAGGCATCGGCGCGGAAATGCCCTCGGAGATCATCTGGGCGGACCTGCTGAACGCGAGCGCTGAGGAAAAGCAGTTCGTCGAGCGATTGCTGAAGATACGCATCCCGTCCGAGGAGTCGCTCAGCGAGATCGAGGCGTCGAGCCGACTGATCTTCGATCATGGCACGCTCTATCTCGGCTCGCCTGCGGTCCGGCTCAACGAGGACAACGAGGCCGAGATCACGCCGGTCGGCTTCGTCATCGGCCCGCATGTGCTGGTGACGGTGCGCTTTGCGGAGCTGCCGATCTTCGACCAGATCAGCAAGCGCGTCGGCTCCGATGACAGCCTCGAGAACGGCATGTGCGTGTTCACCAGCCTGCTCGAAGCGATGATCGACCGCGGCGCCGATACTCTGGAGCATCTCGCCGCGAGGGTCGACACGCTCTCGCGAGGTGTGTTCAAAGGCGGACTGGTTCGCTCGAGAAGGCCGGTCCGCTCCAGCCGCAGGATGCGCGAGGCGCTGGAGAATATCGGCGAACTGGCCGACCGGCTGGCCAAGGCGCGAGACGTCCTGCTCGGGGTCGGGCGAATTGCGTCATTTGCCGGCGATGTGGGCGGAGAGTGGATCACGGAGGCGTCGAAGAAGCGCCTCCATGCCGTGTCGAAGGATGTCGCCTCGCTCAGCGACTACGAGACGCGATTGACGGACAAGATCCAGCTTCTGCTCGACGCGGTGCTCGGCTTCATCAACATCCAGCAGAACGAGCTGTTCAAGATCCTGACCATCGTCTCCGTCGTCGGTGTGCCGCCGACGATCCTGGTCGGCGTCTGGGGCATGAACTTCAAGAACATGCCGGAGCTGAGCTGGACCTTCGGCTATCCATTGGCACTGCTCGCTATCATCGCCAGCGCCTTGCTGCCGCTGATCTGGTTCAGGCGGCGCGGCTGGTTCGAGTGATGGAAGCGGCGCACCGTTCGTGAACGATGCGCCGCCCGTCGGTTCATGCTGCTTTCGCGTCGACGTTGCCGATCCAGTTGCGGGCCAGCGTGACGTCGGCCTGCGACAATTGATGGCCTGCCGGCAGCACCTTGTGGTCGACACGCGCTCCCGATTCCGACAGCAGCGCCGCAAGCCGCGCCGAATTGCTCGCCGGCACGATCGGATCAGCCTGCCCGGACAGGAGCAGAACAGGCTTGCCGCCGAGTTCCGCCTTCGGTGCGTCCGACAGCGGCACCATGGCGCGCAGCAGGATTGCGCCTGCAAGCGCCTCCGGCTTCAGCAGCAACAGCGCGGCCGCGATGTTGGCGCCGTTGGAGAAGCCGACCGCGACCGGCGCGGCGATGCCGTATTGCTTTCGCGAATCCGCGACGAAGTCGCCGAGCTCGAGCGCGCGGCGACGCACGTCCTCCTCGTCGAACACGCCTTCCGCAAGGCGGCGGAAGAAGCGCGGCATGCCGTGCTCGAGCACGCGGCCGCGCGGCGAGAGCAGGGCGGAGCCGGGCGAGATCATCTTGCCGAGCCCGAGCAGGTCGTTCTCGTCACCGCCGGTGCCGTGCAACAGCAGGAGCGAAGGGGAGCCCGCGTCGCGCGCGGGCTCGTAACGATGGATGAACTCGGTCATGATGCGGTCTCTTCCAAGCTCGGCAGCACGCCCTCGATCTGCTTGCGCTGCGCTTCGAGGAAGCTCGGCAGCTTGAGGTCACGTCCCAGCGTCGCGACGGGTTCGTCGACGGCGAAGCCGGGGATGTCGGTCGCGATCTCGAACAGCACGCCGCCGGGCTCGCGGAAATAGATCGAGCGGAAGTAGTTGCGGTCCCTTTGCTCGGTCGGATGCAGGCCGTGATTGCTCACGAGCCTCTCGGCCATCTTGCCCTGCTCGGCATCGTCGGCTGCGCGGAAGGCGATGTGATGCACTGAGCCGCCGCCCTGATGCCCACGCAAGAAGCCCTTGGCCTCGTAGATATCGACGACGCTGCCTTCGGCATCGCCCGGCGCCTTGAAGCGGATCACGGAGCCTTCGCGCCCCGTCTCCTTGAAGCCGAACACGTCGGCGAGGACGGCAGCTGTCTTCGCCGCGCTGTCGAGCAGCAAGGTCACGCCGTGGAAGCCGCGGATCGCATGCTCGGCCGGGATGTCGCCGTTGCTCCAGCCGGGCTCGTTCTCGGCGCCGGGGACGCCAACGAGGGCGAGCGCCATGCCGTCGGGATCGGTGAACGGCAGCACGGATTCGCCGAAGCGCTTCTCCAGCGCTTCATAGGCGATGCCCTTCTCGGTGAAGCGCTGCGTCCAGTAGCCGAGCGAGCGCTGCGGCACGCGGAAGGCGGTCTGATGGGTCTCGCCGACGCCGCGGCGCCCGGCCGGCACGCCAGCCCACGGGAAGAAGGTCAGGATGGTGCCGGGGCGGCCGGTCTCGTCGCCGTAATAGAAGTGATAGGTGCCGGGATCGTCGAAATTGACCGTCTTCTTGACGAAGCGCAGGCCGAGATCCCGGGTGTAGAAGCCGAAATTGCGGATGGGGTCGCCGGCGATCGCGGTGACATGGTGCAGTCCAGACATGGTCGTCCTCCAGAATTCGGGGAGCGGTCTTGCTCTGGCAGGAAATATCGTTCCGCTTTGGATTGGAGACAATCCGTGCAAATATGACGTCTATGTCTACGATTTGGAAACAATCGCCGGGGCGGGCCCTTGGATAAGGTCGCCAGCCTGCGGGCCTTCGTCAAAGTGGTCGAAAGCGGCAGCTTTGCCGAAGCGGGCCGGCAGCTGCGGCTGTCGCGCTCGGCGATCAGCAAATACATCGCCGACCTCGAGGAGAGCCTCGGCGTCCAGCTGCTGAACCGGACCACCCGGCACGCGAGCCCGACCGAGAACGGCCAGCGCTATTTCGAGCGGGCCGTCGTGATCCTCTCGGAGATCGAGGCCGCCGACCAGGCGGTGACGCAGGCCCAATCGGCGCCGCGCGGCCTGCTGCGCGTCAATGCGCCGATGTCGTTCGGCACGATGCGGTTAGGGCCGGTGCTCGCCGATTTCATGGCGCGCTATGGCGAGCTTCAGCTCCAGATCGTGCTCAGCGACGATCTGCTCGATCCCGTCCAGGACGGCTTTGACGTGACGCTGCGGATCGCGGAGCTGGAATCCTCCAGCCTGATCGCGCGAAAAATCATGCCGGTCGCGCGCATGATCTGCGCCTCGCCGGATTATCTTTCGCGTCACGGCACGCCAAAACATCCGCAGGATCTGCGCGAGCATGCCTCGTTGACCTACGGCTTCCTGCTCACCGGCAATCAATGGAAACTCACCGGCCGCGACGGCGATCACTGGATCCAGCCGGCCTGGTCGCTCTGCGTCAACAATGCCGAAGTGCTGCGCGACGCCGCGATCAAGGGCAGGGGGCTGGCGCTGCTGCCTGAGTTCATCGCTGCCGATGCTTTGCGGAAAGGTGAGCTGCAGACCGTGCTGGACGACTATTCCGCGCCGCCGCTCGCGCTCTATGCGGTCTATCCGCCGACGCGGCATCTGTCGGTGAAGGTGCGGCTGTTCATTGATTTTCTGGTGGAGCGGTTTGGCTAGGGTATGAAAGAGGCCCCAACTGAGGACGGCAGCAGGCTACATGGCAACGCTGATTCATGAGGTTTGGATGGGTGCAAACGGTTTGCCTTGTAGTTCCAGCAGGTTCGCGCGATCCGCCACGTCAAAGCTCGCGTCGCTAAGCGGATGTTATGCTCGGACGTCCCGCCGAGAAAGCCGAGCTGAGAACATCAGCCCGGCTCGTCGTCCTATTTCTTGCTGTCGAGAAACGCGCGCACCGCCTTCACGGTGGCCTCCGGCTGCTCTTCCATCAGCCAGTGGCCGGCGTCCGGAATGACGACCTCGGTGACATCTGTCGCCGCATTCCGCATCACGACGGCCTCCATCTTGCCGAATGATTTCTCGCCACCAACGGCGAGCACGGGAATGCTCAACTTGGTTGCGATCGCCTTCTTGTTGTCCTCGGCGTCGGTGCGGATCGCCCTGAATTGCGCGAACGCCGCGTGCATGGCGCCTGGTCGCGCATAGAGCTCTGCGTAGTGGCGACGCATCCCTTCCGTGACCTTGGAGGGCGTGCCCGCGAATTCGTTCCAGAAGCGGTCGAGGTAGATGCGCTCGCGGCCCTTGACCAGCCGTTCCATGTCGGGGCCGCCGAAATCGAAGTGCCAGAGCTGCGGGCTGCGGACGACCTCGTCCCACGGCGGCACGCCGGGCACCGGGGCATCCATGACGACCAGTTTTTCGGTGAGATCGCGATAGCGGGCCGCGTAGGCATAGGCCACCATGGTGCCGATATCGTGTCCGACGACGAAAGCCTTCTCGATGCCGAGCGACTGCAGGATGGCGCGCATGTCGGCGGCCTGGGTCCATTTGTCGTAGCCATTATCGGGTTTGGCCGAGAGGCCCATGCCGCGCAGATCCGGCACGACTACCGTGTGATCGTGCACGAGGTCAGCGCCAAGCTTTGCCCACATGTCGCCGGTATCGCCAAAGCCGTGGATCAGGATGACGGCCGGCCCTTGACCGCCGACGCGCACGTGAATCTGCGTGCCGTTGGCCGCGATGGTTTTGGTTTTGAAGGTGGACGGGAATTGTTCGACCTCGGCGCGCGCGGCAGGAGCGAACAGCATGAGGAGAATTGCGAGGTATCTTGCGCGCACGGGCGACTCCATCTTGTATGTCAGTGGATGACCGTACGCTGCTCCTCCACCCGCAACAACTCGTCCAGCGCGCTCATCGACGCTTTTTGAAGCGCGGCGAGTTCGCGCCCGGCGCTCTCGCATTCGGACGCGGACAGCGCGGGCGCGGCTTCCTCGATCTCTCTGCAGCGCTCGAACAGGCGGACGAGGCCGAGCGCGCTTGCCGCACTGCCGAGCTGATGCGCGGATCGCGCAAGTTGCTTGTGATCGCCAATCTCCGCGGCCCTGGCGATGTCGTCGATCAGTCGTTCGCTCGTTTGCGCAAGAAGCTGGTGGAGCTTTGCGATTTGCGTCGCGCCCAACAGCTCTTTCTGGTCGTCGAGGAAATGCAGGTCGATCAAGGCGCCGGCCGCAAGCTGTGCCGTGGGCGTCTTCTGCGCTGGATCGTCCTCGAGCGCCTCGCGCAGCGCATTGATCAGGATCGGCTTGCTGACGATCTTGGCGATGCCGGCGCCGGCGAGCCGCTCGCGGGCGCTGCTGGACACGTCGGCGGTCACGGCGATGATGCGCGGCATGCTGGGCAGTCCGAGCTTGCCGATGCGGGAGGCCGCTTCCACGCCGTCCATGTCGGGCATGTGCAGGTCCATCAGGATGACGTCGAAGGCCTGATCGCGGGCGTGCTTGATGGCTGATGCGCCGTTTCTGGCGATCGTGGCGTGGTGGCCGAGCCTCTTCAGGATCGCTTCGCCGACCTCGCAATTGACGGGGTCGTCGTCGACCAGCAGCACGCGGAGCCGCCGCGATGGCGGCGGAAGCGCACCCTGCGCGACGCCGCTCGCGGCGCGGCCGAGCGGCACTTCGAGCGTGAACGTGCTGCCGGCGTCCGGTGTGCTCTCCACCGTCAGCTCGCCGCGCATCAGGCGCGTGAGGCGCCGCGCGATCGCAAGGCCCAGGCCCGTGCCGCCGAACCGCCGCGCGATGCTGTCATCCGCCTGGACGAAATCCTCAAAAATCCGCTCGTGCATGTCGGGCGCGATGCCGATGCCGGTATCGCGAACCGTGACGCGCAGCAGGACATGAGTGTCGTGCTGCTCCGCGGCTGCACACAAGCTGATCCCGCCGCGCGGCGTGAACTTGATGGCGTTGCCGATCAGATTGAGCAGGATGCGATTGAGCCTGACGGGATCGCCGTGCACGGATGTGCTGACGCTCGCATCGCAGGCGAGGTCGAAGGTCAGGCCCTTGCTGAAGGCCTGCGGACACATCAAATCCGCGGCCGTCTCGATCAGCTGGTCGAGGCGGAAGTCGCGCGTTTCCAGCGTTTCGGTGCTGGCCTCCAGGCGGGCATATTCAAGGATGGCATCGACCAGCGCGATCAGCGTTTCGCCCGATGCCGCCGCGGTCGCGAGATGGCGGCGCTGGGCGTCGCCGAGGCTGCTGTCGTCGAGCAGTTGCAGCACGCCCATGACGCCGTTCAGCGGCGTGCGCAGCTCGTGGCTGACGACGGCGAGGAAGCGCGATTTGGTCTCATTGGCGAGCACGGCGGCCCGGCGCGCGCGCTCGGCTGCGTCGTGCTCGGCCAGGGCGTGGTCGCGGGCCTTCTCGAGCTCGGAGGTGCGCTCGATCACCTTGCGCTCGAGCGTCGCGTAGGATTCGTGCAGGTGAGCGGCCATCCGGTTGAACTGGTCGCCGAGCGCTTCCAGCTCGTCGCCGGTCTTGATCGCGAGCCGCAGGTCGAGATCGCCGCTGCCGATCCGCTTCGCGCCTTGCGTCAGCATCTGGATCGGCACGGTCATGCGCCGGCTGAGGAAGAGGGACACCAGCACCGCAATGGCCAGCAGGATGACCAGGAGAAACGTGGAGCGTCCGATCGATGCATAGATCGGGGCATAGGCCTCGCTGAGCGGAAGCTCGACGAACACCAGCCAGCCGAGCGAGGGGACCGTCGCATAGGTCGAGAGCACGCGCTGGCCGGACAGATCCTCCTTGACGAGGCCGCCCGAGGGCGGCCCCGCGCCATCGAGCGCGGCGCGCACGTCCGCATGCCCGGAGAGATCGCTCCGTTGCAGCGCCGGCCACAGATCGGGATGCGCGATCAGGACTCCCATGCGATCGACCACATAGGCCTTGCCGGTGTTGCCGACCCTGATCCCGGCGACGAGGTCCCAGATGAAGCGCAGATTGACGTCGGCGACGATCACATTGGGTTCGCGGCCCGTCCCGCGTGTGGCGATCGTCATGAATGGCTCGGTGTCGCCGAGGAAATAGACCGGCCCGTAATAGGCCCGGCTCTCATTGGCACCGCGGAAGGCCGGCGAGGCCGACAGATCGGACTTGCTGCCGACCTTGTCCGCGACGCGGCGCGACACGCGCACCTGCTCGCGGCCCTGCGCATCGAGCTCGGCAATTTCCGCGATCGCGGGCGAGAGGCGCAGCAGGCGGATGGCGTTCAGGCGATCGTCTTCGTTGCTCGACAGCTCCGGCGGCAGGCGCGAGAGCCACCTGATCTGGCTTTCGATCTGGCCGATGAACTGGCCGATCTGGATGGCCGCGCTTGCCGCCTGCTCGCGCTGGGTCGCCGCGAGAAGCTGCTTCTGCTCGCGATAGGAGAACCAGACGTCGAAGCCGGTGTTGATGGCGAGCGCGGCAAAGGCGAGGGCGACGATCGAGTAGAGATATTTGCGGAACAACCGGCCCGGAGGCGTCCGCAAATGTCCCTGGTCGATCGTCTCGTTCACTCGCGGATCTCGTCGGCGCGCGCGAGCAGCGTGAATGGAATGGTCAACCCGAGCGAGCGTGCGACCGTGCGGTTGATCAGGAGTTCGTATTTGCGCGGCGATTGCACCGGCAGATCGCCGGCCTTGGTGCCGCGCAGGATGAGATCGATATAGTCGGCCGAGCGCACCTCCAGCGTCGGCCCGTAGCTCATCAGCCCGCCGGCATCCATGAAATAGTGAAACGGATAGATCATGGGGACGCGATGCTTGGCGGCCGCCGTCACGACCGCCTGACGGTGGATCACGAGGAAGCTGTCGACCAGCGCCACCATCGCCGCCCTGGGCGGTTCGGAAAAACGCCTGATGGCTTCGTCAATGTCCGTTGGCGCGTTGACGGGCGCGGGGACCACGGACATTCCGGACGACGCCGCCTCCTGGTCGATCGAATCGAGGAAGAACCGCCCGGCGCGGGGCGTGGTCGCCGGGTTGAACAGGACACCGACGCGCGCGAGATCCGGCACGGCCTCCCGGATCAGCTGAAGCCATTTGCCGCCCATCTCGGCCGAGCTGTTGGTGAAGCCGGTCACGTTGCCGCCGGGATGGGCGAGGCTCGCGACGAAGCCGTTGCCGACGGGGTCGTTGGCGGTCGCGAAAACGATCGGGATGGTCTTGGTGGCGGCAAAGACGGCGGCGGTTTCGATGGTCGAGCCGGTCAGGATCACGTCCGGCTTGAGCTCGAGCAACTCCTGGACCGCGCTCTTGAGCTTGTCCGGTCCACCGAAGGTCGAACGCAGCTCGAAGCGGAAATTGACGCCTTCGACCCAGCCGCGCTGCCTCAAGCCGACGATGAGGCCACCGAGGCGCGAGGTCGGGCTCTCGGTCATGCTCCTTCTGGTCAGCGCGTCGTCGAGCGGCAATCCCGTCAGCGACGCCACGATCCGCATGCGATCCGACGTTGCGCCGAGCGCAAGCCATCCCGCGGCGGTTGTGCCCGCAAGGCGAAGGAGGCCGCGGCGATCGACCGCGAATGCCGAAGGCCGTTCGGTCATGGAATTCTTTGCACGATGGTCCGTCCCAAGCCGGATGCTTAACGCGAAAGGGCGGTGTCCACAATTGATGAAAAAGCGCGCTTATGAACGTTCATTCGCAGCATTCGGCAGTCCGATACCGTATTCCTACCCCCGCCAAAGAGTCGCTGTTTCGAGCTGTGTCTGCTCCGTGACGATCTGTAACGCATTGTGGCGTTGCAACATTTCCGTCCCGGTCGGGGCGACGGTTCGGAGAAGTCGATTTCGCAGCTGCTGATTTTTGAAGCTTGTTTTCTGTTTTGTTTCGAAGGTTTTCGATGCGCAAAATCTACCTCGTGCCGGCCCTCGTCGGTCTCCTCACATCTGTTGCAGCCGGGCCGCTCGCCGCTCAAGGCGCGGTACCGAAGCAGAAGACCGCACCCAGGGCCGCCGCCGCGGGAGCCGCGCCTGCCGCCGCCGCTGGCGCGACGCCGACGGCTGCGGCCGAGACGCCCGCCGTCCCCGGTGAGGAAAAGGCGATCAAGGCGATCGACGGCTTCCGCTCGGCCAAGTTCGGCATGAGCGAGACCGACGTGCGGGCGGCGATCACGAAGGACTTCAGCGCCAAGCCCGACGCCATCAAGATCCAGGACAATGCGTCCGAGCTGACGCGCAGCCTGCTGCTCTCCGCGCCGGAACTGCTGCCGAACGGCGGCACCGCCGAGCTCTCCTATGTATTCGGCTACAAGTCGAAGTCGCTGATCCAGGTCGGCGCGGTCTGGTCGAAGGGGACCGACACGGCGATGACGGCCGAAAAGCTGTTCTCCAACGCCAACATCCTGCGCGCCCATTTCATGGGCGAAGGCTTCAAGCCCGATTCGGTCGCGGTGAACATGCCGGTCGCCGGCGGCATCGTGATGTTCCGCGGCAGCGACGCCAAGGACCGCTCGGTGATCCTGCTGCTCCAGGGCACCTTCGAGAACAAGGAGAACAACCAGCGTGTGCTGACGCCCACCAGCCTGCTGCTGTTCTACGTGGCCGACGCCAAGAGCCCCGACATCTTCAAGCTGCCGCCCGGGCAGTTCTGATGCCGGACGCTTCCAGGATCTCTTTCAAGACATCCTTCAAGACATTCTCCCACCCGGTTGTGGATCGGCGCCTATGCCGATGAAGAGGATCTGAAATGCGCGGACCGTCTGCGACGCGAGGCAATGACGAGCTGACGGCACTGCGGGGGCTCGCGCGCTTCCGTTCGATGTCGCTGCTCTGCGCGATGCAGATGGTCTTTCTGCCGGTGTACAGCGTCCGCGTTCAGGCGCAGACGGCCAACGTCATCGTTCCCGACGGGCGCACCGGAACCAGCCTTCAGACCTCCGGCAGCGTCACCAACGTCACGACGTCGACGGTTTCGGGCAACAACGCCTTCAACTCGTTCTCGCAGTTCAGCGTCGGGCAGGGCAACACCGTCAATCTGCAGCTGCCGACCGGCACGCAAAACCTCGTCAACATCGTTCGCGACGCGCCGGTCTACGTCAACGGCACGCTCAATTCGTACATGAACGGTGCGATCGGCGGTAACGTCTATTTCGCCGATCCCAAGGGCTTCGTGGTCGGCCGTTCCGGCACCGTGAACGTCGGCAGCCTCAACGTCTCGACACCGACGCGCGAATTCACCGACAGCCTGATCGGCGCAGGCGGGCAGATCAACCAGTCCGCGGTCGGCAATCTGATGGCCGGCTCGTTCCCGGTCTCGCCCGACGGCAACATCCGCATCTACGGCCGCGTCAACGCCCAGGACGGCGTGCGCCTGACCGGGCAGAACGTCTATGTCGGCGGCGCCACCCAGCGCGACATCGCCAACCTCGATCACGCCGCGAAGTTCGCAGCCTCGGTCAACTCCAAGGGCCTGCGCAGCGCCAGCTCGATCACCGTGAGCAACGGCTCGATCCACATCGGCGCGGTCAACAACGCCAGGGTCAACGGCCGCCTGACCGCGCAGAGCAAGACCGCGACGCCGAGCAACATCACGGTGCAGGCCGGCAACAACATCGATGTCGGCAAGAGAGCCAATCTCAACATCGCAAGCGCAAACGGCAGCGCCGGTGAGATCCGCCTGAAAGCGGCGCAGAACCTGACGGTCGCGGGCGGGGCCAAGTTCGACGCCAGTGCGAAGACCGGCAATGC includes the following:
- a CDS encoding amidase family protein — translated: MNSPPARDAGTAAAAVSAETPINLKLDNASMSDIAHALASGRTTATALTKAYLARIEAYDRDGPKLNSVRALNPDALAIAGKLDSTRPSAGQSLAGIPILVKDNIATGDKQPTTAGSLALEGAHARDDSTVVKLLREAGAVILGKANLTEFANMLAIDMPSGYSSLGGQVKNPYAPALMDDHGHPAVSPGGSSSGSAVAVAADLCAASIGTETSGSLLFPASQNGLVTVKPTVGLISRAGIVPIAHSLDTAGPMTRTVRDAALLLNVLAAKDPRDPATEPLRRPADYTADFTSDAMKGARIGVPSDAADPLNDPYFGKLPPKSAKVMAEAIKVLEDLGAVIVRASMPTAGWMSGPGTIMAVLNRNPLSGNKGNPVVQRIVFLYELKRDLNLYLKDWATNTAIKSIADIVAFNEANAEKALRFGQDLFLAADLTRGDLREREYKSALAMDLLSARTRGMDAYMNQHKLDAVLFPGSGGAAIAARAGYPSVMVPGGFISGADDKDTPDYPLGITFAGRAWSEHKLLRLAYAYEQASNMRKPPPGLPAL
- a CDS encoding LysE family translocator, with translation MIHFDTLLTYIAVVLGLFLIPGPAVLLVLARSSVGGHRVGIATGLGIATGDMLHTAMATLGLSAVLMTSALAFSLVKYAGAAYLIYLGIRTLMERGEDLKLARSRLVDAPLAFRQAVLAEVLNPKTALFFLAFLPQFVHPERGSIVAQLAVLGLVFVIMSAIYTALIALAAGQVAGWLARHRSIGRWQGRVVGAIYLGLGVRMALQQR
- a CDS encoding magnesium transporter CorA family protein, with protein sequence MLKLYRWPTDDWQGIGAEMPSEIIWADLLNASAEEKQFVERLLKIRIPSEESLSEIEASSRLIFDHGTLYLGSPAVRLNEDNEAEITPVGFVIGPHVLVTVRFAELPIFDQISKRVGSDDSLENGMCVFTSLLEAMIDRGADTLEHLAARVDTLSRGVFKGGLVRSRRPVRSSRRMREALENIGELADRLAKARDVLLGVGRIASFAGDVGGEWITEASKKRLHAVSKDVASLSDYETRLTDKIQLLLDAVLGFINIQQNELFKILTIVSVVGVPPTILVGVWGMNFKNMPELSWTFGYPLALLAIIASALLPLIWFRRRGWFE
- a CDS encoding alpha/beta hydrolase, coding for MTEFIHRYEPARDAGSPSLLLLHGTGGDENDLLGLGKMISPGSALLSPRGRVLEHGMPRFFRRLAEGVFDEEDVRRRALELGDFVADSRKQYGIAAPVAVGFSNGANIAAALLLLKPEALAGAILLRAMVPLSDAPKAELGGKPVLLLSGQADPIVPASNSARLAALLSESGARVDHKVLPAGHQLSQADVTLARNWIGNVDAKAA
- a CDS encoding ring-cleaving dioxygenase; this encodes MSGLHHVTAIAGDPIRNFGFYTRDLGLRFVKKTVNFDDPGTYHFYYGDETGRPGTILTFFPWAGVPAGRRGVGETHQTAFRVPQRSLGYWTQRFTEKGIAYEALEKRFGESVLPFTDPDGMALALVGVPGAENEPGWSNGDIPAEHAIRGFHGVTLLLDSAAKTAAVLADVFGFKETGREGSVIRFKAPGDAEGSVVDIYEAKGFLRGHQGGGSVHHIAFRAADDAEQGKMAERLVSNHGLHPTEQRDRNYFRSIYFREPGGVLFEIATDIPGFAVDEPVATLGRDLKLPSFLEAQRKQIEGVLPSLEETAS
- a CDS encoding LysR family transcriptional regulator, whose amino-acid sequence is MDKVASLRAFVKVVESGSFAEAGRQLRLSRSAISKYIADLEESLGVQLLNRTTRHASPTENGQRYFERAVVILSEIEAADQAVTQAQSAPRGLLRVNAPMSFGTMRLGPVLADFMARYGELQLQIVLSDDLLDPVQDGFDVTLRIAELESSSLIARKIMPVARMICASPDYLSRHGTPKHPQDLREHASLTYGFLLTGNQWKLTGRDGDHWIQPAWSLCVNNAEVLRDAAIKGRGLALLPEFIAADALRKGELQTVLDDYSAPPLALYAVYPPTRHLSVKVRLFIDFLVERFG